A section of the Clostridium omnivorum genome encodes:
- the rpoZ gene encoding DNA-directed RNA polymerase subunit omega, whose translation MNSSMINPSIVDLLEKVDNRYSLVVITSKRARQLIEGEKPLTLVDINKPLTIAINEVNSGEITFETVKEGIK comes from the coding sequence ATGAACAGTTCTATGATTAATCCATCAATAGTAGATTTGCTAGAAAAAGTCGACAATAGATATTCTCTTGTTGTGATAACTTCAAAAAGGGCAAGACAATTAATAGAAGGAGAGAAACCTCTTACATTAGTTGATATTAATAAACCTTTAACTATAGCAATAAATGAAGTTAATTCTGGTGAAATTACTTTTGAAACTGTGAAAGAAGGAATTAAATAA